The genomic stretch CTGGTGATCGCCACCCAGCGCCCCAGCGTGGATGTGGTGACCGGATTGATCAAGGCCAACTTCCCGGCCCGCATCGCCTTCGCGGTGGCCTCCTCGGTGGACTCCCGGGTGATCCTGGACACGCCGGGAGCGGAGACCCTGCTGGGGCGTGGGGATATGCTCTTCCTGCCGCCGGATCTGGGGAAGCCGGTTCGGGTCCAGGGCGCCTATGTTTCGGATGGAGAGGTGGAGCGGGTGGTGCGGTTCTGGCAGGAGCGCTATGCGGATGAGCGGCCAGAGCCTGCCCCCTGGGAAGGGATGGTGACCCCCCTGGAGGTGGGGAGTGGCCGTTCGGTGAGCCGCGGCGAATTCGAGGAGGAGGACGAAGAGGCCCTGTTACGGGAGGCGATCGAGATCATCAAGCGGCATCGTGGGGCGTCCACTTCCCTGCTTCAGCGCAAGCTGCGCATCGGCTATCCCAAGGCCGCTCGCCTCATCGACCGCTTGGAGGAGCTCGGGATCATCGGCCCGCCGGAGCCCAGCGGCCGCCTGCGTCCGCTCCTCATCCCGGACAACTGGGAACCCCCGCCGGACTGGTTCCGGCGATAGAAGGCCGGCATCCCAGGTGTGGGTTTTGGGCGAGGGCGCGTCGCCAGGCGGGTTTCTGGGCCAGCGCTGCCGCCCCGCTGACGTCCTCGTTCGTGCGACGCTCGTTTGCCCATCGCTTTGCCCGCAGCGAGCTCCGGGGACAATCCGCCCCATGCCTGTGGGAGTTGCTGGCCCCTGGGAAGGGAACTGCCAGGAAGGCGTTTGGCTGGCCTATGGGTCTCTGCGAGGGTAGGCCGTTCTGGACGGCCAGATCGATCTGCCTCGGAAAGGGTGCGAGGGTACGGCAGGGTCCGGAAGCCAGAATGCGGGGGTGGGACCTCCGGATCGATCTCCTTGACGTTTCAGGGGGTTATGTTTAAAATGTAAAACAGAATGGCTCGATGGATCTGTGCCTGGAGTTTGAGAGGACAGGCGGGCTCTCCCGGGGTGCCTGTCAAGTTTTCATAGCGGGTTTCATCGTCGGAGGATCCCTTGGATAAACAGGGGCGCGATCAGGCGCCCCTGTGTTGTTCATACGGGGATATGAGGATCATGAAAGGGGCTGTCTTCACGGGCCTGTTGAGCCCTTCGAACCTGGGCGGGATCCACCGCGCCATCTTGAGAACGAATATGCAGAAAGAGGAGCCATCGAATGGCGAAGAGCGAGCTCCTGCTGGCCGTGAATCAGATCGCCGCCGATCGGAACCTTCCTCGGGAGGTGGTCCTGGAGGTCCTGAAGGGGGCCCTGGCCACCGTGTTCCGTCGGATGACCGATATGGGAAGTGCCCAGGCCGTCGATGTGGAGATCGATCTCGAAAACGGCCAGGTCCGCGTTTTCCTCCAGAAGACGGTGGTGGAAGCCGTTAAGGATCCTCGCCATGAGATCTCTCTGGAGGAGGCTCGACGGATCCGCCCGGACATCCGGGTAGGGGAGACGATTCGCGTCGATGTCACGCCAGCGAATTTCGCGCAGCGGATCGCGGCCCAGAATGTGCGACAGATCATCCTGCAACGCATCCGCGAGGCGGAGCGGGAGTATCTCTATCGTTACTTCTCCGAACAGGAAGGCGAGATCGTCCACGGGGTGGTTCAGGCCGTCACCCCCCAGGGGGCGACGGTCCTGCTGGCCCAGGGGCGGGCGGAGGCGATTCTGCCTCGCAATCAGATGGTGCCCGGGGAGCGGCTCCAGCCCCACCAGCGGATCCGCGCCTATCTGGCAGAGGTCCGGCAAACGCCCCGAGGGCCGCAGCTGATCCTTTCCCGGACCCACAAGAACCTGATCCGTCGGCTGCTGGAGACCGAGGTGCCGGAGATCTACAACGGCCTGGTGGAGATCAAGGCGATCGCCCGCGAGCCGGGCCAGCGCACGAAAGTGGC from Thermoflexus sp. encodes the following:
- a CDS encoding DNA translocase FtsK, translating into LVIATQRPSVDVVTGLIKANFPARIAFAVASSVDSRVILDTPGAETLLGRGDMLFLPPDLGKPVRVQGAYVSDGEVERVVRFWQERYADERPEPAPWEGMVTPLEVGSGRSVSRGEFEEEDEEALLREAIEIIKRHRGASTSLLQRKLRIGYPKAARLIDRLEELGIIGPPEPSGRLRPLLIPDNWEPPPDWFRR